The Coffea arabica cultivar ET-39 chromosome 9e, Coffea Arabica ET-39 HiFi, whole genome shotgun sequence genome has a window encoding:
- the LOC140014603 gene encoding uncharacterized protein, protein MSETSSDSTINPQTTASSSKNRIESLKTGVDSHSIQITTIRLNGDNFLRWSQAVRMYIRGRGKMGYLTGETKAPICTDPTYATWDAENSMVMTWLVNSMEEDISSNYMCYSTTQELWENINQMYSDLGNQSRIFELTLKIGDLRQGEDTVTKYFNSLKRIWQDLDLFNSYEWKSTEDFQHHKKTVEDSQIFKFLAGLNVEFDEVRGRIIGRQPLPSIGEVFSEVRREESRRNVMLGKKGPGIAVEGSALEVASSFKTSTYQRRTGEKSSEKSQVWCDYCNKPRHTRDTCWKLHGKPPNWKNKGGEKSGRGVPTANEADAGPFTKE, encoded by the coding sequence ATGTCTGAAACATCATCAGACTCTACCATTAATCCTCAAACTACTGCCTCTTCATCCAAAAATAGAATCGAATCCTTGAAAACTGGTGTTGATTCTCACTCAATTCAGATTACTACCATTCGGCTGAATGGAGATAATTTTCTCCGATGGTCACAAGCAGTCCGGATGTATATCAGAGGTCGTGGCAAGATGGGGTATTTAACTGGTGAAACAAAGGCTCCAATATGCACGGATCCTACTTACGCAACATGGGACGCGGAAAACTCCATGGTTATGACATGGCTTGTAAACTCAATGGAGGAAGATATCAGTTCTAACTACATGTGCTATTCAACGACACAAGAGTTATGGGAAAATATCAATCAGATGTACTCTGATTTGGGAAATCAGTCCCGGATTTTCGAGTTGACTCTCAAAATTGGAGATCTACGTCAAGGGGAAGACACTGTCACAAAATATTTCAATTCGCTTAAGCGAATATGGCAGGATTTGGATCTCTTCAACAGCTATGAGTGGAAATCAACAGAGGATTTTCAGCATCATAAGAAAACTGTTGAAGACAGCCAAATCTTTAAATTTCTGGCAGGGCTAAACGTTGAATTTGATGAAGTTAGAGGGAGAATTATTGGGAGACAGCCTCTTCCTTCAATTGGTGAGGTGTTCTCAGAGGTTAGAAGGGAGGAAAGCAGAAGAAATGTAATGCTGGGAAAGAAGGGTCCTGGAATTGCTGTTGAAGGATCGGCTTTAGAGGTTGCCTcatcctttaaaacatcaactTATCAGCGTAGAACAGGAGAAAAATCCAGTGAAAAATCACAGGTCTGGTGTGACTATTGTAATAAGCCTCGTCACACTCGTGACACATGTTGGAAACTGCACGGAAAACCTCCAAATTGGAAAAACAAAGGAGGAGAGAAGTCTGGACGAGGAGTTCCTACTGCTAATGAAGCTGATGCTGGCCCCTTCACCAAAGAATAA
- the LOC113709253 gene encoding transcription termination factor MTEF1, chloroplastic-like, producing the protein MPTTSATAFHPSMCISTPSSLPSNSEDHPVHVLTAKPKSVLHKHPLWQPTHANISFQFKEKILCLEIMGVDSGKALSQNPCLHTTSLDSIHSIITFLESKGIHQKDLGRIFGMCPKILTSDIKTELNPVFNFLSYDLRVPDQHYRKVINKCPRLLISSVRDQLKPALFYLQRLGFRDLHALAYQDPVLLVSSVEKTLIPKLDFLVSIGFSRADAVGMVLRCPGLFTFSIENNFKPKFEYFAKEMEGSLEELKEFPQYFAFSLEKRIKPRNIAALEKRVKVPLPLMLKTTDEEFEELTRQGCG; encoded by the coding sequence ATGCCAACAACGTCTGCAACAGCATTCCATCCCTCAATGTGCATCTCAACACCTTCATCTTTACCCTCCAATTCAGAAGATCATCCGGTCCATGTCTTAACAGCCAAACCCAAAAGTGTCCTCCATAAACACCCTCTCTGGCAACCAACTCATGCAAACATTTCTTTCCAATTCAAGGAAAAGATCCTTTGCCTGGAAATAATGGGTGTTGATTCGGGTAAAGCACTCTCTCAAAACCCTTGTCTTCATACAACTTCTTTAGACTCCATTCATTCCATAATTACCTTTTTGGAATCCAAAGGGATCCACCAAAAGGACTTGGGCAGAATCTTTGGAATGTGTCCCAAGATTTTAACATCTGACATCAAAACTGAACTGAATCCTGTTTTTAACTTTCTTTCATATGACCTAAGAGTACCTGATCAACATTATAGGAAGGTCATCAACAAGTGTCCCAGATTATTGATTTCAAGTGTGAGAGACCAGCTCAAACCAGCTCTGTTTTACCTTCAGAGACTTGGGTTCAGGGACTTGCATGCCCTGGCTTATCAGGACCCGGTGTTGTTAGTCTCTAGTGTGGAGAAAACCCTGATTCCTAAGCTGGATTTCTTGGTCAGTATAGGATTTTCAAGGGCTGATGCTGTGGGAATGGTGTTAAGATGTCCAGGTTTGTTCACTTTTAGCATTGAGAATAATTTCAAGCCTAAGTTTGAGTACTTTGCTAAAGAGATGGAGGGGAGTTTGGAGGAGTTGAAGGAGTTTCCTCAGTACTTCGCTTTTAGTTTGGAGAAGAGGATAAAGCCTAGGAACATAGCGGCTTTGGAGAAGAGAGTGAAGGTTCCTCTGCCATTGATGCTCAAGACTACAGATGAGGAATTCGAGGAGTTGACAAGGCAAGGTTGTGGATAA